The following proteins come from a genomic window of Acinonyx jubatus isolate Ajub_Pintada_27869175 chromosome C1, VMU_Ajub_asm_v1.0, whole genome shotgun sequence:
- the SCNN1D gene encoding amiloride-sensitive sodium channel subunit delta isoform X1, translating into MEAPAQEGSSFKAGAMAQASGGSPESHDAQLPPPPQPEDEEGQGEGLVELHTSFRELFTFFCTNATIHGAIRLVCSSQNRLKTASWGLLFLGALGALDWQFGLLFEQYWSYPVIMTVSVHSERKLFPSVTLCDMNPHRPSSVRHHLQALDRFARENIRSLYKFNFSEDGDVPFADDQGPRPAFYLDHSVRLQRLSHPGGQSRVGFRLCNSTGGDCFYRAFSSGVTAAQEWYRFHYVSILALLPAAHEDSHQSHGGHFVFSCQFDGRDCQARHFQTFHHPTYGSCYTFNGVWAAQRPGITHGECQPQAEWGRRHPGQPGLTPLLPPGISLVLRTEQQDHLPLLSTEAGIKVMIHERDHTPFLEHQGFSIRPGTETTIGIREDEVRRLGSPYSHCTHGVEGVGGQLLYNASYTLQACLVSCFQQLMVETCSCGYYFYPLPAGAQYCSYSRHPAWGHCFYRLYRDLGTHRLPCASRCPRSCRESSYKLSAGTSRWPSSKSAHPEGWEEQWPQRGFCVQDWILAVLGKPGRRSSSQSKSPSPSLRSNMAKVNIFYQELNYRTVEETPVYSVPELLSAMGSLWSLWFGSSVLSVLELLELLLDAVALTLLLGCRRLRRTQGSQTGAATVASHAKPEASQLPTDCRNDVNHLGGPAGLFSHAASGSCGRNLC; encoded by the exons ATGGAGGCACCTGCACAGGAAGGCTCCAGCTTCAAG GCAGGAGCTATGGCCCAGGCATCCGGTGGCTCCCCAGAGTCCCATGATGCCCAGCTGCCACCGCCACCTCAGCCCGAGGACGaggaggggcaaggggaggggctCGTGGAGCTGCACACCTCCTTCCGGGAGCTGTTCACCTTCTTCTGCACCAACGCCACCATCCATGGCGCCATCCGCCTCGTCTGCTCCAGCCAGAACCGCCTCAAGACGGCATCCTGGGGGCTGCTGTTCCTGGGTGCCCTGGGTGCACTCGACTGGCAGTTTGGGCTCCTCTTTGAGCAGTACTGGAGCTACCCGGTCATCATGACCGTGTCCGTGCACTCGGAGCGAAAGCTCTTCCCGTCGGTCACTCTGTGTGACATGAACCCACACAG GCCGAGCTCAGTCCGCCACCATCTGCAGGCACTCGATCGGTTCGCCCGGGAGAACATCCGCTCTCTCTACAAATTCAACTTCAGCGAGGACGGGGATGTCCCCTTTGCCGACGACCAGGGCCCACGGCCTGCCTTCTACCTGGACCACAGCGTCCGTCTGCagaggctgagccacccaggtggccagaGCAGAGTGGGTTTCAGACTG TGTAACAGCACAGGCGGAGACTGCTTCTACCGGGCCTTCTCGTCAGGTGTGACAGCCGCCCAAGAATGGTACCGCTTCCACTACGTGAGCATCTTGGCCCTGCTGCCCGCTGCCCACGAGGACAGCCACCAGAGCCACGGTGGCCACTTTGTCTTCTCTTGCCAATTCGACGGCCGGGACTGCCAGGCCCG GCACTTCCAGACATTCCACCACCCCACCTATGGCAGCTGCTATACCTTCAATGGTGTCTGGGCTGCGCAGCGCCCAGGCATCACCCATGGTGAGTGCCAGCCGCAGGCGGAGTGGGGGAGAAGGCATCCTGGCCAGCCTGGCCTCACCCCGCTTCTTCCCCCAGGAATCAGCCTGGTCCTCAGGACTGAGCAGCAGGACCACCTCCCGCTGCTGTCCACGGAGGCTGGCATCAAAGTCATGATTCATGAACGTGACCACACACCTTTCCTGGAGCACCAGGGTTTCAGCATCCGGCCAGGGACCGAGACCACCATCGGCATCCGAGAG gacGAGGTGCGCCGGCTGGGGAGCCCCTATAGTCACTGCACCCACGGTGTGGAGGGTGTGGGTGGGCAGCTGCTGTACAATGCCTCCTATACCCTGCAG GCCTGCCTGGTATCCTGTTTCCAGCAGCTCATGGTGGAGACCTGCTCCTGCGGCTACTACTTCTACCCTCTGCCGGCAGGGGCCCAGTACTGCAGCTACTCCCGGCACCCAGCCTGGG gCCACTGCTTCTACCGCCTCTACAGGGACCTGGGGACACACCGACTTCCTTGTGCCTCCCGCTGCCCCAGGTCCTGCAG GGAGTCTTCCTACAAGCTCTCTGCCGGGACCTCGAGGTGGCCTTCCTCCAAGTCAGCT CACCCTGAGGGCTGGGAGGAGCAGTGGCCACAACGAGGCTTCTGTGTGCAGGACTGGATCCTGGCTGTGCTGGGCAAGCCAGGCCGCAGGAGCTCAAGCCAGAGCAAGAGCCCAAGCCCAAGCCTCAG GAGCAACATGGCCAAGGTGAACATCTTCTACCAGGAGCTCAACTACCGAACAGTGGAGGAGACACCCGTTTACTcg GTGCCCGAGCTGCTCTCAGCCATGGGCAGCCTCTGGAGCCTGTGGTTCGGCTCATCTGTCCTCTCTGTCCTGGAGCTGTTGGAGCTGCTGCTCGATGCCGTAGCCCTCACACTGCTACTGGGCTGCCGCCGGCTCCGCAGAACTCAGGGGTCCCAGACAGGGGCAGCCACAGTGGCATCCCACGCCAAGCCGGAGGCCAGCCAGTTGCCCACTGACTGCAGGAACGATGTTAATCATTTGGGGGGCCCTGCTGGCCTCTTCTCCCATGCCGCTTCTGGGAGCTGTGGCAGGAATCTTTGCTGA
- the SCNN1D gene encoding amiloride-sensitive sodium channel subunit delta isoform X2 gives MEAPAQEGSSFKAGAMAQASGGSPESHDAQLPPPPQPEDEEGQGEGLVELHTSFRELFTFFCTNATIHGAIRLVCSSQNRLKTASWGLLFLGALGALDWQFGLLFEQYWSYPVIMTVSVHSERKLFPSVTLCDMNPHRPSSVRHHLQALDRFARENIRSLYKFNFSEDGDVPFADDQGPRPAFYLDHSVRLQRLSHPGGQSRVGFRLCNSTGGDCFYRAFSSGVTAAQEWYRFHYVSILALLPAAHEDSHQSHGGHFVFSCQFDGRDCQARHFQTFHHPTYGSCYTFNGVWAAQRPGITHGISLVLRTEQQDHLPLLSTEAGIKVMIHERDHTPFLEHQGFSIRPGTETTIGIREDEVRRLGSPYSHCTHGVEGVGGQLLYNASYTLQACLVSCFQQLMVETCSCGYYFYPLPAGAQYCSYSRHPAWGHCFYRLYRDLGTHRLPCASRCPRSCRESSYKLSAGTSRWPSSKSAHPEGWEEQWPQRGFCVQDWILAVLGKPGRRSSSQSKSPSPSLRSNMAKVNIFYQELNYRTVEETPVYSVPELLSAMGSLWSLWFGSSVLSVLELLELLLDAVALTLLLGCRRLRRTQGSQTGAATVASHAKPEASQLPTDCRNDVNHLGGPAGLFSHAASGSCGRNLC, from the exons ATGGAGGCACCTGCACAGGAAGGCTCCAGCTTCAAG GCAGGAGCTATGGCCCAGGCATCCGGTGGCTCCCCAGAGTCCCATGATGCCCAGCTGCCACCGCCACCTCAGCCCGAGGACGaggaggggcaaggggaggggctCGTGGAGCTGCACACCTCCTTCCGGGAGCTGTTCACCTTCTTCTGCACCAACGCCACCATCCATGGCGCCATCCGCCTCGTCTGCTCCAGCCAGAACCGCCTCAAGACGGCATCCTGGGGGCTGCTGTTCCTGGGTGCCCTGGGTGCACTCGACTGGCAGTTTGGGCTCCTCTTTGAGCAGTACTGGAGCTACCCGGTCATCATGACCGTGTCCGTGCACTCGGAGCGAAAGCTCTTCCCGTCGGTCACTCTGTGTGACATGAACCCACACAG GCCGAGCTCAGTCCGCCACCATCTGCAGGCACTCGATCGGTTCGCCCGGGAGAACATCCGCTCTCTCTACAAATTCAACTTCAGCGAGGACGGGGATGTCCCCTTTGCCGACGACCAGGGCCCACGGCCTGCCTTCTACCTGGACCACAGCGTCCGTCTGCagaggctgagccacccaggtggccagaGCAGAGTGGGTTTCAGACTG TGTAACAGCACAGGCGGAGACTGCTTCTACCGGGCCTTCTCGTCAGGTGTGACAGCCGCCCAAGAATGGTACCGCTTCCACTACGTGAGCATCTTGGCCCTGCTGCCCGCTGCCCACGAGGACAGCCACCAGAGCCACGGTGGCCACTTTGTCTTCTCTTGCCAATTCGACGGCCGGGACTGCCAGGCCCG GCACTTCCAGACATTCCACCACCCCACCTATGGCAGCTGCTATACCTTCAATGGTGTCTGGGCTGCGCAGCGCCCAGGCATCACCCATG GAATCAGCCTGGTCCTCAGGACTGAGCAGCAGGACCACCTCCCGCTGCTGTCCACGGAGGCTGGCATCAAAGTCATGATTCATGAACGTGACCACACACCTTTCCTGGAGCACCAGGGTTTCAGCATCCGGCCAGGGACCGAGACCACCATCGGCATCCGAGAG gacGAGGTGCGCCGGCTGGGGAGCCCCTATAGTCACTGCACCCACGGTGTGGAGGGTGTGGGTGGGCAGCTGCTGTACAATGCCTCCTATACCCTGCAG GCCTGCCTGGTATCCTGTTTCCAGCAGCTCATGGTGGAGACCTGCTCCTGCGGCTACTACTTCTACCCTCTGCCGGCAGGGGCCCAGTACTGCAGCTACTCCCGGCACCCAGCCTGGG gCCACTGCTTCTACCGCCTCTACAGGGACCTGGGGACACACCGACTTCCTTGTGCCTCCCGCTGCCCCAGGTCCTGCAG GGAGTCTTCCTACAAGCTCTCTGCCGGGACCTCGAGGTGGCCTTCCTCCAAGTCAGCT CACCCTGAGGGCTGGGAGGAGCAGTGGCCACAACGAGGCTTCTGTGTGCAGGACTGGATCCTGGCTGTGCTGGGCAAGCCAGGCCGCAGGAGCTCAAGCCAGAGCAAGAGCCCAAGCCCAAGCCTCAG GAGCAACATGGCCAAGGTGAACATCTTCTACCAGGAGCTCAACTACCGAACAGTGGAGGAGACACCCGTTTACTcg GTGCCCGAGCTGCTCTCAGCCATGGGCAGCCTCTGGAGCCTGTGGTTCGGCTCATCTGTCCTCTCTGTCCTGGAGCTGTTGGAGCTGCTGCTCGATGCCGTAGCCCTCACACTGCTACTGGGCTGCCGCCGGCTCCGCAGAACTCAGGGGTCCCAGACAGGGGCAGCCACAGTGGCATCCCACGCCAAGCCGGAGGCCAGCCAGTTGCCCACTGACTGCAGGAACGATGTTAATCATTTGGGGGGCCCTGCTGGCCTCTTCTCCCATGCCGCTTCTGGGAGCTGTGGCAGGAATCTTTGCTGA